A window from Borrelia sp. P9F1 encodes these proteins:
- a CDS encoding lytic transglycosylase domain-containing protein, whose amino-acid sequence MKEVLMFKKVFFLFGQTVFSFLLLLSLLSCSFEKKSLGVGVFQRNADDFDLNHLNWLWNFDYEGQDFDGYFGIDPNSYVYVAYLFRKIGYEEKFREYMFKAVDSGNDIVEQFAAVKLLEYHNARREYFEAELVGRKLYKKYEDNKYILLGYFKSLYWQRKNDEALLVLNKLDKMNLLETQVNENILFKAVLYFNISDIDESLVYFRKLFEDLPAGYLHVRAHDYLILDDRLVRLSTGLLNLVRFKALLANGNLGGAISILGNNLKEYYNNFIFLNDVYKAFLASGRISKAFSFFSNLDSVYKDYYLGLIGLRLKTESGLSTVIKYLGSNSLENEFHRLEMLNEVFSNLIFTKNTRDYFSQNLSRFYTYTDGSNPSFIKVLDGYVLEAIQLEDYDNLYALYHNGRDILSGVVLSRLAFINARLIYHNFVKAKSGSEYGDFLRSSIQYDKTSYSSFMSKYLLGQDIDDFFESTLDVDYDQSSDYERFLEGFLRFNLHSYVSAFVADNFKNGHRFSPNFYRGLYDELVRHEYYYEATLAINYLARQDKSALSRDDYKRLYPYLYSSLVKYWSKRRVLESSLVFSLIKAESSFKRDAVSRPGAVGLMQVMPATAVDISRELKYYDYDLKQPKDNVIIGTYYLKKRIGTVGDVYKALASYNAGIGNVRKWEQAYGHMPRELFIEAIPFGQTRNYIKKILVYSVFYDVLYGGKGMDSVVEYIVGRLPKGF is encoded by the coding sequence ATGAAAGAAGTTCTCATGTTTAAGAAGGTATTTTTTTTATTTGGCCAGACTGTCTTTTCTTTTTTATTACTACTGAGTTTATTGTCTTGTTCTTTCGAAAAGAAATCTTTAGGTGTTGGTGTGTTTCAGAGGAATGCAGATGATTTTGATTTGAATCATTTGAACTGGTTATGGAATTTTGATTATGAGGGACAAGATTTTGATGGGTATTTTGGTATAGATCCAAACTCGTATGTGTATGTTGCCTATCTTTTTAGGAAAATAGGATATGAAGAAAAATTTAGGGAATATATGTTTAAGGCCGTGGATAGTGGTAACGATATTGTTGAGCAATTTGCTGCTGTCAAACTCCTGGAATATCATAATGCAAGGAGAGAGTATTTTGAAGCTGAACTTGTTGGGAGGAAACTCTACAAAAAATATGAAGATAATAAATATATCTTATTGGGGTATTTTAAAAGTCTTTATTGGCAAAGGAAGAATGATGAAGCTCTTTTAGTTTTAAATAAACTAGATAAAATGAATCTTTTAGAGACTCAAGTGAATGAAAATATTTTGTTTAAAGCTGTTCTTTATTTCAATATTTCGGATATTGATGAGTCATTAGTTTATTTTAGGAAGTTGTTTGAGGATTTACCAGCAGGCTATCTACATGTGAGGGCGCATGATTATCTCATTTTAGATGATCGGTTAGTTCGTTTAAGTACAGGCCTTTTAAATCTTGTTAGGTTTAAGGCGTTGCTGGCCAATGGGAATCTAGGGGGCGCAATAAGCATATTAGGTAATAATTTAAAGGAGTATTATAACAATTTTATATTTTTAAATGATGTTTATAAGGCTTTTCTTGCCTCAGGGCGTATAAGTAAGGCATTTTCTTTCTTTAGTAATTTAGATAGTGTTTATAAAGATTATTATTTGGGGCTTATAGGCTTGAGACTAAAGACAGAGTCGGGTTTGTCTACTGTGATTAAATATTTGGGTTCTAATTCTTTAGAAAATGAGTTTCATAGGCTGGAGATGCTTAATGAGGTGTTTAGTAATTTAATATTTACGAAAAATACAAGAGACTATTTTTCTCAAAACCTATCCAGATTTTATACATATACAGACGGTAGCAATCCTTCATTTATTAAGGTATTGGATGGATATGTTTTAGAAGCTATTCAACTTGAGGATTATGATAATCTGTACGCGCTCTATCATAATGGCAGGGATATACTTAGTGGTGTTGTTTTATCCAGACTGGCTTTCATTAACGCAAGGCTTATATATCACAATTTTGTTAAGGCTAAATCTGGGAGTGAATATGGGGATTTTTTGCGTTCTTCTATTCAATATGACAAGACATCTTATTCTTCTTTTATGAGTAAATATTTGTTGGGTCAAGATATTGATGATTTTTTTGAGAGTACTTTGGATGTTGATTATGACCAGTCTTCTGATTATGAAAGGTTTTTGGAGGGTTTTCTGAGATTCAATTTACATTCTTATGTTAGTGCTTTTGTTGCAGATAATTTTAAGAATGGTCACAGATTTTCTCCTAATTTTTACCGTGGTCTTTATGATGAACTTGTAAGGCATGAGTATTATTATGAGGCCACTCTTGCTATTAATTACCTTGCGAGACAAGATAAATCTGCTTTAAGCAGAGACGATTATAAGCGTCTTTATCCTTATTTGTATAGTTCTTTGGTCAAATATTGGTCAAAGAGGAGGGTTCTTGAGTCTAGTCTTGTTTTCTCTCTAATAAAGGCTGAGAGTAGTTTTAAAAGAGATGCTGTATCTAGACCTGGTGCTGTTGGACTTATGCAGGTTATGCCAGCGACGGCCGTTGATATATCGAGGGAGCTTAAGTATTACGATTATGATTTAAAGCAACCAAAGGACAATGTTATTATAGGAACTTATTATTTGAAAAAAAGAATAGGAACGGTGGGAGATGTTTATAAGGCTCTTGCGTCTTATAATGCTGGCATTGGGAATGTTCGTAAGTGGGAGCAGGCTTATGGGCATATGCCTAGGGAACTTTTCATTGAAGCGATTCCCTTTGGGCAGACTAGGAATTATATTAAGAAAATATTGGTCTATTCTGTGTTTTATGATGTGTTGTATGGGGGTAAAGGCATGGATTCTGTGGTAGAGTACATTGTGGGTAGGTTGCCTAAGGGATTCTAG
- a CDS encoding lipopolysaccharide assembly protein LapB translates to MYSFFIIVSSLMVSILLASFFVLTTRATKTRDRESERTKKLIEKALNMLKTNPNEIRALQTLNNYYYDNKDHENGIKYAKKLCQLISENPIGQDIDSLKAFLSYGFYNLERNFNREALEFLKKAYAIKKNDTEVNFYLGIAFLKNGYYREALHYLTKIYKFDKENHQALKYIGIALFHMENYHKAAGIFNNIKKYIQNDVNALLIYAKCLFKLNKDFLALEIADNLRDRDGMLYESLLIESEIHAKNNNLEKLEKNVKEIIKLKPDLPKKIFLELFYKLGELYMECENYQKATEVFIQVERSDAHYKKIGEKLEFSRKLSENLSLRTYLKCSKEKFEKLASEIVVKIYENKFQVREAKTNEVTSQFIDMNFQLANNQWEENLIARFVRTEQEIVGELFLRDLISKTKENKLKGLCIAPALFSSKSKQMVEGRLIDLIEGKKLIQILKKVNISKYH, encoded by the coding sequence GTGTATTCATTTTTCATAATAGTTTCCTCGTTGATGGTATCCATTTTACTGGCTTCGTTTTTCGTACTTACAACAAGAGCCACAAAAACAAGAGACAGAGAATCAGAAAGAACCAAAAAATTAATAGAAAAAGCTCTGAACATGCTCAAAACAAATCCAAATGAAATAAGAGCTCTTCAAACTTTGAACAATTACTATTATGACAACAAGGACCATGAAAATGGTATTAAATATGCAAAAAAGTTATGCCAACTTATATCAGAGAATCCTATAGGCCAAGACATAGACTCCCTTAAAGCTTTTTTAAGTTATGGGTTTTATAATCTTGAAAGAAATTTTAACAGAGAAGCATTGGAATTCCTTAAAAAGGCATATGCAATAAAAAAGAACGATACGGAAGTTAACTTCTACCTTGGAATAGCCTTCCTAAAAAATGGCTATTACAGGGAAGCTCTCCACTATCTTACAAAGATATACAAATTTGATAAAGAAAATCATCAAGCTCTAAAATACATAGGGATAGCTCTTTTCCATATGGAAAATTATCATAAGGCAGCTGGAATATTTAATAACATAAAAAAATACATACAGAACGACGTAAATGCTCTTTTAATTTATGCTAAATGCTTATTTAAACTCAATAAAGACTTCCTTGCTCTTGAGATTGCAGACAACCTAAGAGACAGAGACGGAATGCTATACGAATCTCTTTTAATTGAGTCTGAAATTCATGCTAAAAATAATAACTTAGAAAAGTTGGAAAAAAATGTTAAAGAAATCATCAAATTAAAACCTGATTTGCCTAAAAAGATATTTCTTGAACTGTTTTATAAACTGGGAGAGCTTTACATGGAATGTGAAAACTATCAAAAAGCGACAGAAGTCTTTATTCAAGTTGAAAGATCTGACGCACACTATAAAAAAATCGGCGAAAAACTGGAATTTAGTAGAAAGCTAAGCGAAAATTTATCTCTCAGAACATATCTTAAATGTTCAAAGGAAAAGTTTGAAAAATTGGCCAGTGAAATTGTCGTTAAAATATACGAAAATAAATTTCAAGTAAGAGAAGCTAAGACAAATGAAGTCACTTCTCAATTTATAGACATGAATTTCCAACTTGCAAATAACCAATGGGAGGAAAATTTAATAGCGCGGTTTGTAAGAACGGAACAGGAGATCGTGGGCGAATTATTCTTAAGAGATCTTATTTCAAAGACTAAAGAAAACAAATTAAAAGGCCTCTGCATAGCGCCAGCCTTATTTTCTTCTAAATCCAAACAAATGGTTGAAGGCAGGCTAATTGATCTGATAGAAGGAAAAAAATTAATACAAATCCTTAAAAAAGTAAACATATCAAAATACCACTAA
- a CDS encoding peptidoglycan DD-metalloendopeptidase family protein: MIIPKKGQSVGKRNRNFLFNKTTRGDFALKDFGNVVDPTRKRRSKSFRFVNFFRKPFYVINLFLALVSPRTMGIKSYKYQYFYKHPAVKLGSAFNVNLSYGFIFRLNAVIFVLILVFYLNIFSYYGSYMFLNRLSFPKDYFIDTFLYYSDQDLSQINNDLFSANGNNYEGLKKPLILKVVKHKIKPGETLSHVASRYNITSETLISYNRIKDVRNIRPNLVINVPNMKGVLHIVEKNDSLSSIAKKYNITKVDILDANNLDNEVLSLGQNLFIPGGRMAREALRDALGEIFLFPTQGIITSGYGYRPDPFTRVISFHNGIDIANAANTPIKAAKEGIVVTVGFNAGGYGKYIVISHNSGFQTLYAHLGSFAVKVGQRVSRGQVIGHMGSTGYSTGNHLHFTIFKDGKTENPMKYLR, encoded by the coding sequence ATGATTATACCAAAAAAAGGACAGAGCGTAGGTAAAAGAAATAGAAATTTTTTGTTTAATAAAACCACTAGAGGTGATTTTGCATTAAAAGATTTTGGTAATGTTGTCGACCCCACCAGAAAAAGGAGAAGTAAGTCCTTTAGATTTGTGAATTTTTTCAGAAAACCTTTTTATGTGATTAATTTGTTTTTAGCTTTAGTTAGCCCTAGAACAATGGGTATCAAGAGCTATAAGTATCAGTATTTCTATAAGCATCCTGCAGTTAAGCTTGGGAGTGCTTTCAATGTTAATCTAAGTTATGGTTTTATTTTTAGATTGAATGCCGTAATTTTTGTTTTGATACTGGTCTTTTATTTAAATATTTTTTCCTATTACGGTTCTTATATGTTTCTCAATAGACTGAGCTTTCCCAAAGATTATTTTATTGATACTTTTTTATACTATAGCGATCAAGATTTGAGTCAGATTAATAATGATCTATTTTCTGCAAACGGAAATAATTATGAGGGCTTAAAAAAGCCTTTAATTTTAAAAGTTGTTAAGCATAAAATTAAGCCGGGAGAGACGCTTTCTCATGTTGCTTCCAGATATAACATAACAAGTGAAACTTTAATCTCTTATAATCGCATTAAAGATGTGAGAAATATTAGGCCCAATTTGGTGATTAATGTGCCTAATATGAAAGGGGTTCTTCATATTGTTGAGAAGAATGATTCTTTGTCTTCAATTGCAAAAAAATATAACATTACCAAGGTAGATATTCTTGATGCTAATAACCTTGATAATGAAGTACTATCTTTGGGTCAAAATCTCTTTATTCCAGGTGGAAGAATGGCTAGGGAAGCACTAAGGGATGCTTTGGGTGAAATTTTTCTCTTTCCAACACAAGGAATTATTACCTCTGGTTATGGATATCGTCCGGATCCTTTCACGAGGGTTATTAGTTTTCATAATGGGATTGATATTGCAAATGCGGCCAATACACCTATTAAGGCAGCGAAAGAAGGTATCGTAGTAACGGTTGGATTTAATGCGGGAGGATATGGGAAATATATTGTTATCTCGCATAACAGTGGTTTTCAGACTCTTTATGCTCATCTAGGTTCTTTTGCAGTTAAAGTAGGTCAAAGGGTTTCAAGAGGACAGGTGATAGGGCACATGGGGAGTACAGGGTATAGTACAGGAAATCACTTGCACTTCACTATTTTTAAGGATGGAAAAACAGAGAATCCTATGAAATATCTTAGATAA
- the lepB gene encoding signal peptidase I, which translates to MFIKKHSMKILKTIIKLYKDHLASVALALMLMLVMIKLSLSFYLVKGSSMLPTLIEKNWIISNNLAYGIRLDKRGKYMLLWNAPKKNDIVIIKDPITQKASVKKIFATPGAGFIKVQKNVIKIDNLNFNISDKQLETLKNKSIPKNYYLVIGENKQASLDSREYGFIDINSIIGKIIYSLQ; encoded by the coding sequence GTGTTTATTAAAAAGCATTCAATGAAAATTCTTAAGACAATCATAAAACTATATAAGGACCATCTAGCCTCTGTTGCATTGGCTTTAATGCTGATGTTAGTCATGATTAAGCTATCATTGTCTTTTTACCTAGTTAAAGGTTCTTCAATGTTGCCTACGCTTATAGAAAAAAATTGGATCATAAGCAACAATTTAGCCTATGGTATAAGATTGGATAAGAGGGGAAAATACATGTTGCTGTGGAATGCACCCAAAAAAAACGATATTGTGATTATTAAAGATCCCATAACGCAAAAGGCATCGGTCAAGAAAATCTTCGCTACTCCAGGAGCAGGCTTTATAAAGGTACAAAAAAACGTAATAAAAATAGACAACTTAAACTTCAATATAAGTGATAAACAGCTAGAAACATTAAAGAACAAATCCATCCCAAAAAACTACTACCTGGTAATAGGAGAAAACAAGCAAGCCTCTCTCGATTCCAGAGAGTATGGATTTATAGACATAAACAGCATAATTGGCAAAATAATATACAGTCTACAATAA
- a CDS encoding Hsp70 family protein has translation MKRWIGIDFGTTNTVVSYFDGSSRVILNDRGERITPSVVSFTDSGVVVGSCAKCQILVNPDKTFYNFKVNIGAGVSYRVGEGLYRAEDIASYLLLHVKKNAEKFLEEEISDAVITVPAYFSEVQRRGMVEAASLAGLHCRAILNEPTAAAISYAFEKQVEGFFLVYDLGGGTFDVTLLEKRGDAYTVLATKGENRLGGNSFNEKIEKDVLSNFREKYPSIDLDDFVLLGQIRDKIEEAKKNLSVMDEDSIVLPFLDGKHLEYKLTRDDFEAMISQLVDRTIILTNDCISDSGMDSGNISKIVLSGGSTRIPLIKQRLGKAFPSIEVLDSLNQDEVVSMGASIQAFSLLNNNTLINFKDITPYSLGIETRNDGFFTLIKRNTPLPVCERKIFTTMNDYQEEIEIHVLQGEHKKSSLNYSIGRFCFSNIQRALKGVPKIEILFSLNESGILNVAARDLDTNISKSVEIRITSSCDSSSIGSVYEDIIDFGESDS, from the coding sequence ATGAAAAGATGGATAGGAATAGATTTTGGGACTACAAATACTGTGGTGTCCTATTTTGACGGTAGTTCTAGAGTGATATTAAATGATAGGGGTGAAAGGATTACACCTTCTGTTGTCTCTTTTACAGATTCTGGTGTTGTTGTAGGTAGTTGTGCTAAATGTCAGATCTTAGTAAATCCGGATAAAACTTTTTACAATTTTAAAGTTAATATAGGTGCTGGGGTTTCTTATAGGGTAGGAGAGGGTTTATATAGAGCTGAGGATATTGCTTCTTATTTACTCTTGCATGTTAAGAAGAACGCTGAGAAATTTTTAGAAGAAGAAATCAGTGATGCTGTAATAACGGTTCCTGCTTATTTCTCTGAGGTACAAAGAAGAGGGATGGTTGAAGCTGCAAGTCTTGCAGGATTGCACTGTAGAGCAATTCTTAATGAGCCAACAGCGGCAGCTATATCTTACGCTTTTGAAAAGCAAGTAGAGGGATTTTTTCTTGTTTATGATCTTGGCGGTGGTACTTTTGATGTTACTCTTTTGGAAAAGCGAGGGGATGCTTATACTGTCCTTGCGACTAAGGGTGAGAATAGACTTGGAGGTAATAGTTTTAATGAGAAGATAGAAAAGGATGTGTTAAGTAATTTTAGAGAAAAATACCCTAGTATTGATTTGGATGATTTTGTTCTTCTTGGACAAATAAGGGATAAAATTGAGGAAGCTAAAAAGAATTTATCTGTTATGGATGAAGATAGTATTGTGTTGCCTTTTCTTGATGGTAAACATTTGGAGTATAAACTTACAAGAGACGATTTTGAGGCAATGATTAGCCAGTTAGTAGATAGGACTATTATTCTTACAAATGACTGTATTTCTGATTCAGGAATGGACTCTGGGAATATTTCAAAAATAGTGCTTTCGGGAGGTTCAACCAGGATTCCCCTGATTAAGCAGAGATTGGGTAAGGCTTTTCCTTCAATTGAGGTTTTAGACTCTTTAAACCAGGACGAGGTTGTTTCAATGGGAGCGAGTATTCAGGCCTTTAGTTTGTTAAATAATAACACTCTCATTAATTTTAAAGATATAACACCTTATTCCCTTGGGATTGAGACTCGAAATGATGGATTTTTTACTTTAATTAAGAGAAATACTCCGTTGCCAGTATGTGAGAGAAAAATTTTTACAACAATGAACGATTATCAAGAAGAGATTGAAATACATGTGCTTCAGGGTGAACATAAGAAGTCTTCTTTAAATTATTCCATAGGTAGATTTTGCTTCAGTAATATACAAAGAGCTTTAAAGGGTGTTCCAAAGATAGAGATACTTTTTAGTTTAAATGAAAGTGGTATTTTAAATGTCGCTGCGAGGGATTTAGATACTAATATCTCTAAATCCGTTGAAATAAGAATAACTAGTTCCTGCGATAGTAGTAGCATTGGGAGCGTGTATGAAGATATTATTGATTTTGGGGAGAGTGATTCTTGA